A stretch of Syntrophaceae bacterium DNA encodes these proteins:
- a CDS encoding anti-sigma regulatory factor has protein sequence MKLSSEIIRRVALVSYESEINIVSYARKGFIYLQVKPDYVLIEAIDEGDGIPDIELAMQQGWSTASQRIREMGFGAGMGLCNIKNFSDFFRISSDVGKGTQLKMVIKLDKIFDGI, from the coding sequence ATGAAGCTCTCCAGCGAGATCATCCGCCGGGTGGCTCTCGTATCCTACGAATCTGAAATCAATATCGTTTCATACGCCCGGAAAGGGTTTATTTACCTCCAGGTAAAGCCGGACTACGTCCTGATCGAGGCCATCGACGAAGGGGATGGCATCCCGGACATCGAACTGGCCATGCAGCAGGGCTGGTCAACGGCGAGCCAGCGGATCCGAGAAATGGGATTCGGCGCCGGGATGGGATTGTGCAACATCAAGAACTTCTCTGATTTTTTCCGCATTTCCTCCGACGTGGGAAAAGGCACGCAGTTGAAAATGGTCATCAAGCTCGACAAGATCTTCGACGGAATATAA
- a CDS encoding serine kinase, protein MDLATIVKALGLKVRHGADLLDREVTGGFTGDLLSDVMAHSSEGNLWITRQVHQNIIAVASLKDHAGIVLVQGNEPARDTLDKAVREGVPILVSDLSGFETAGKIYEILKVRGG, encoded by the coding sequence GTGGATTTGGCAACCATCGTAAAGGCTCTGGGTTTGAAGGTCCGCCACGGAGCCGACCTGCTGGACAGAGAGGTGACGGGAGGATTCACAGGGGATCTGCTGAGCGATGTCATGGCCCACAGCAGTGAAGGCAACCTCTGGATCACCCGCCAGGTTCACCAGAACATCATCGCCGTCGCCAGTCTCAAGGATCACGCCGGCATCGTCCTGGTACAGGGGAATGAACCGGCCCGGGACACCCTGGACAAAGCCGTCCGGGAAGGCGTACCGATTCTCGTTTCGGACCTGTCCGGATTCGAGACGGCCGGCAAGATTTACGAAATCCTGAAGGTACGGGGAGGGTAA
- a CDS encoding PHP domain-containing protein, translated as MLKAFRCDLHVHTCLSPCAELDMYPRKLVERCLSVGLDAVAICDHNASENIVHVRRCAEGTPLTVLAGMEVASREEVHLLALFDMVEELLPLQEWINRHLPGRNDERLFGCQAIVNDRDEVEGFCERLLIGATELPLQAIVEKIHDLGGLAVASHIDRESFSILSQLGFVVPGPPFDALEISPETGIREGRLRYPELEQFSFITSSDAHYIRDIGRAWTDVKMNAVTVKELSMAFRKREGRTIEE; from the coding sequence ATGCTGAAAGCTTTCCGCTGCGACCTGCACGTTCACACCTGCCTGTCGCCCTGCGCGGAACTGGACATGTACCCCCGAAAGCTGGTCGAGCGCTGCCTGTCCGTCGGGCTGGACGCGGTGGCCATCTGCGATCACAACGCCTCGGAAAACATCGTCCATGTCCGGCGATGCGCAGAGGGTACGCCGCTCACCGTGCTGGCGGGAATGGAGGTCGCAAGCCGGGAGGAGGTCCATCTCCTGGCCCTCTTTGACATGGTGGAGGAGCTGCTTCCGCTCCAGGAATGGATCAACCGCCACCTTCCCGGCCGGAACGACGAGCGGCTCTTCGGTTGTCAGGCCATCGTCAACGACCGGGACGAGGTGGAAGGGTTCTGCGAACGGCTTCTCATCGGGGCCACGGAACTCCCGCTTCAGGCGATTGTAGAGAAAATCCATGACCTGGGGGGGCTGGCCGTGGCGTCCCACATCGACCGGGAAAGCTTCAGCATCCTGAGCCAGCTTGGTTTCGTGGTCCCGGGTCCCCCTTTCGACGCACTGGAAATATCGCCGGAAACGGGCATCCGTGAAGGGCGGCTTCGCTATCCGGAACTGGAGCAATTCTCCTTCATCACCTCCTCGGATGCCCATTATATCCGGGACATCGGGAGGGCCTGGACGGATGTGAAGATGAATGCCGTTACGGTGAAGGAGTTGTCGATGGCCTTCCGGAAACGGGAAGGACGAACCATCGAGGAATAG
- a CDS encoding sensor histidine kinase: MLELSLHVLDIAENSTRAEAKHILIAVREDSEQDRLTLEIRDDGAGMTEEALAKALDPFYTTKKVRRVGLGLPMLAEAAGKSGGELTLESRPGEGTRVRVTFGLTHIDRQPLGDIAGTLVTLLTGHPQTELVYRHERDGRHFVLDTREIREEIGDIPLNHPEILSWVRLQVEEGLTEIEAGA; the protein is encoded by the coding sequence ATGCTGGAGCTTTCCCTGCACGTGCTGGACATCGCGGAAAATTCCACCCGGGCGGAGGCGAAGCATATCCTGATCGCCGTCCGGGAAGATTCGGAGCAGGACCGCTTGACGCTGGAGATCCGGGATGACGGGGCCGGGATGACGGAAGAAGCCCTCGCAAAAGCCCTGGATCCGTTCTATACGACCAAAAAAGTCCGCCGGGTCGGCCTGGGGCTTCCCATGCTGGCGGAGGCGGCCGGGAAGAGCGGGGGCGAACTGACCCTGGAGTCGCGACCCGGCGAGGGAACGAGGGTTCGGGTTACATTCGGACTGACCCACATTGACCGCCAACCCCTGGGCGACATTGCCGGAACCCTGGTGACCCTCCTTACGGGTCACCCGCAGACGGAACTGGTTTACCGTCATGAACGGGACGGCCGACATTTTGTCCTGGACACCCGGGAGATCCGGGAAGAAATCGGGGACATCCCCCTCAACCACCCGGAGATCCTGTCCTGGGTCCGCCTGCAGGTGGAGGAGGGGTTAACGGAAATCGAAGCAGGGGCGTGA
- a CDS encoding NAD(P)H-dependent oxidoreductase subunit E: protein MKLGNEELLKEFSQEQIAKLDAIIEKYRGKPGGLIPVLEEAQMVLEYLPIGIQKRIAEGLNLPLSRVYGVVTFYSFFTMTPKGRHTIRVCLGTACYVRGGKAIAEAIEKAFNVKEGETTPDRRFTYESVRCLGACGLGPVVVVDEEVHGRVKPGKVKELLSHYE from the coding sequence ATGAAACTTGGTAACGAAGAACTGTTGAAGGAGTTTTCCCAGGAACAGATCGCGAAACTCGATGCGATCATCGAGAAGTACAGGGGCAAACCGGGGGGGTTGATTCCTGTACTGGAAGAGGCCCAGATGGTCCTGGAATACCTGCCCATCGGGATCCAGAAACGAATCGCCGAAGGCCTCAACCTGCCGCTCAGCCGTGTATACGGCGTCGTGACGTTCTACTCCTTCTTCACCATGACGCCCAAGGGACGCCATACCATCCGGGTCTGTCTCGGCACCGCCTGCTACGTCCGGGGCGGGAAGGCCATTGCGGAGGCCATCGAGAAGGCCTTCAACGTCAAGGAAGGGGAAACGACCCCCGACCGGCGGTTCACCTATGAATCCGTCCGCTGTCTCGGCGCCTGCGGCCTGGGACCGGTGGTGGTCGTGGACGAGGAAGTCCACGGGCGCGTCAAGCCCGGCAAAGTGAAGGAACTTCTCAGCCACTACGAATAA
- a CDS encoding (2Fe-2S) ferredoxin domain-containing protein has translation MAKLKIEDLKKIKERVHAETALRDGERRAKITVHMGTCGIASGARDVMDALMKAIEEAGAIDVAVTTSGCMGLCSREPLVTVELIGQEPIKYEYMNANKMRQVFKKHVLEGEIQTPFVLARGAEIVK, from the coding sequence ATGGCAAAGCTGAAGATCGAAGATCTCAAGAAGATCAAGGAGAGGGTGCACGCCGAGACGGCCCTCCGGGACGGAGAGCGCCGCGCGAAGATCACCGTGCACATGGGAACCTGCGGCATCGCCTCGGGGGCGCGGGACGTCATGGACGCCCTGATGAAGGCCATCGAAGAGGCGGGCGCCATCGACGTGGCCGTTACCACCTCGGGCTGCATGGGTCTCTGCAGCCGCGAACCCCTGGTCACGGTGGAGCTGATCGGCCAGGAACCGATCAAATACGAGTATATGAACGCCAACAAAATGCGGCAGGTATTCAAGAAACACGTCCTGGAGGGAGAGATCCAGACACCCTTCGTGCTGGCCCGGGGCGCGGAAATCGTGAAATAG
- a CDS encoding FAD-dependent oxidoreductase, which produces MKVFRSHLLLCGGTGCHASGSLAVKKALVAELMKRNLAEEIKVVETGCNGFCAQGPIMVVYPEGIIYMMIKAEDVPELVEEHLVKGRVLERLLYREPTTEAVIPTMQEIPFFALQELRVLRNRGLIDPERIEEYIARDGYAGMAKALTEMTSADIVQVMLDSGLRGRGGAGFPTGLKWKFCSTSPGDIKYVLCNADEGDPGAFMDRSVLEADPHAVLEGMVIAAKAIGAHHGYIYCRAEYPLAIHRLNIAIGQATEMGLLGQDILGTGFDFNLEIYQGAGAFVCGEETALMTSIEGKRGMPRPRPPFPAIAGLWQRPSVLNNVETFANVAQIILKGAAWYAGVGSEKSKGTKVFALTGDVNNVGLVEVPMGTPLGTIVFDIGGGIPKNKKYKAAQLGGPSGGCIPIQHLNAPVDYEKVAELGAIMGSGGLIVMNEDNCAVDMARFFMDFCQDESCGKCTPCREGTKRMLEILTNITRGKGKEGDIELLEEMAGIIKDASLCGLGQTAPNPVLSTIRYFRDEYEEHIRDGHCRAAVCSALFKSPCQNTCPIGMDVPAYIGLIRAERFEDAYKVLLKTNPFPSVCGRVCDHKCQSKCRRGKMDEPIAIKFLKRFITDNAPRPKVSLVPVTRKERIAVVGAGPAGLTAARDLALRGYSVTVFEELPEAGGMLRWAIPSYRLPRNILNGEIDNIRQLGIEIRCNVRVGKDLSFDKLGKDFDYVYLATGAHRSTKMDVQGEDLQGVWGGVEFLRAFNLDEDAWMKGAKTLGAKVAVIGGGNSAIDAARCAKRMGADVTILYRRERKDMPAAEEEVTAALDEDIKIEYLVAPLKIEGKDGKVSGITCERMKLGDFDRSGRKRPVAIKDSQFTLTVDAVVAAIGQVPDMTFVPKDSGVVINKWDCYDLAKDSKSRTTNSKFYAGGDAVTGPDTVIGAIAAGHQAAADIDADIRTAAGEPAWEAPEEEKIDIPLIIDEETDEAPQTKMPELHGAQRNTSFAEVELGFTRELAIAEACRCLRCDAEI; this is translated from the coding sequence ATGAAAGTATTTCGTTCACATTTGTTGCTCTGCGGAGGAACAGGCTGCCACGCCTCGGGAAGCCTTGCAGTCAAGAAGGCCCTGGTGGCCGAATTGATGAAGCGCAATCTGGCCGAGGAGATCAAGGTGGTGGAGACGGGCTGCAACGGTTTCTGCGCCCAGGGCCCCATCATGGTGGTCTACCCCGAGGGCATAATCTATATGATGATCAAAGCGGAGGACGTGCCGGAGCTGGTGGAGGAGCACCTGGTGAAGGGCCGCGTCCTGGAGCGCCTGCTGTACCGGGAGCCGACCACGGAAGCGGTCATCCCGACGATGCAGGAAATCCCCTTCTTCGCCCTGCAGGAGCTGCGGGTCCTCCGTAACCGGGGCCTCATCGACCCGGAGCGGATCGAGGAGTACATCGCCCGGGACGGTTACGCCGGCATGGCGAAGGCCCTGACCGAGATGACCTCCGCGGACATCGTCCAGGTCATGCTGGACTCAGGCCTCCGGGGCCGCGGCGGTGCCGGGTTCCCCACGGGCCTGAAATGGAAGTTCTGCTCCACGTCCCCCGGCGACATCAAATATGTCCTCTGCAACGCCGACGAGGGCGATCCCGGTGCCTTCATGGACCGCAGCGTCCTGGAGGCGGATCCCCATGCGGTTCTCGAGGGCATGGTCATCGCCGCCAAGGCCATCGGCGCCCATCACGGATACATCTACTGCCGGGCCGAATACCCCCTGGCCATCCACCGCCTGAACATCGCCATCGGCCAGGCCACGGAAATGGGTCTCCTGGGACAGGACATTCTCGGCACGGGCTTTGACTTTAACCTGGAGATCTACCAGGGCGCCGGCGCCTTCGTCTGCGGCGAGGAAACGGCACTGATGACCTCCATCGAAGGGAAGCGGGGCATGCCCCGTCCGCGGCCGCCCTTCCCCGCCATCGCGGGACTGTGGCAGCGGCCGTCCGTTCTGAACAACGTCGAGACCTTTGCCAACGTTGCCCAGATCATCCTGAAGGGCGCCGCCTGGTACGCCGGCGTTGGTTCCGAGAAGAGCAAAGGGACCAAGGTCTTCGCGCTGACGGGCGATGTGAACAACGTGGGCCTCGTGGAGGTCCCCATGGGAACGCCACTGGGAACGATCGTTTTCGACATCGGCGGCGGTATTCCCAAGAACAAGAAGTACAAGGCCGCCCAGCTCGGCGGGCCTTCCGGGGGCTGTATTCCCATCCAGCACCTGAACGCCCCGGTGGACTATGAAAAGGTAGCCGAACTGGGCGCGATCATGGGCTCCGGCGGACTCATCGTCATGAATGAAGACAACTGCGCCGTCGACATGGCCCGGTTCTTCATGGATTTCTGCCAGGACGAGTCCTGCGGAAAGTGCACCCCCTGCCGCGAGGGAACCAAGCGGATGCTGGAGATCCTCACGAACATCACCCGGGGCAAGGGCAAGGAAGGCGACATCGAACTCCTGGAGGAGATGGCCGGCATCATCAAGGATGCGTCCCTCTGCGGTCTCGGCCAGACGGCGCCGAATCCGGTGCTCAGCACCATCCGCTACTTCCGGGATGAATACGAGGAACACATCCGCGACGGGCACTGCCGGGCGGCCGTCTGTTCGGCCCTCTTCAAGTCCCCGTGCCAGAACACCTGCCCCATCGGGATGGACGTTCCGGCCTACATCGGCCTGATCCGGGCGGAGCGCTTCGAGGACGCCTACAAGGTCCTACTGAAGACGAACCCCTTCCCCTCCGTCTGCGGCCGGGTCTGCGACCACAAATGCCAGTCCAAGTGCCGCCGCGGCAAGATGGACGAGCCCATCGCCATCAAGTTCCTCAAGCGGTTCATCACCGACAACGCCCCGCGGCCCAAGGTCAGCCTCGTCCCGGTCACCCGGAAGGAGAGGATCGCCGTGGTCGGCGCCGGACCTGCAGGCCTCACGGCCGCCCGGGACCTGGCGCTCCGGGGCTACTCCGTGACGGTCTTCGAGGAGCTTCCCGAGGCGGGCGGCATGCTGCGCTGGGCCATCCCCTCCTACCGGCTGCCCCGGAACATCCTGAACGGCGAGATCGACAACATCCGCCAGCTAGGCATCGAGATCCGATGCAATGTCCGGGTGGGGAAAGACCTGTCCTTCGACAAGCTGGGCAAGGACTTCGATTACGTCTACCTGGCAACGGGAGCCCACCGGAGCACGAAGATGGACGTCCAGGGAGAGGATCTCCAGGGCGTCTGGGGCGGTGTGGAATTCCTGCGGGCCTTCAACCTCGATGAAGATGCCTGGATGAAGGGCGCCAAGACCCTCGGGGCGAAGGTGGCCGTCATCGGCGGCGGAAACTCCGCCATCGACGCCGCGCGCTGCGCCAAGCGCATGGGCGCCGACGTAACCATCCTCTACCGGCGCGAGCGGAAGGACATGCCCGCCGCGGAGGAGGAAGTGACGGCTGCCCTGGACGAGGACATCAAGATCGAGTACCTCGTCGCCCCCCTGAAAATCGAGGGGAAGGACGGCAAAGTGAGCGGGATCACCTGCGAGCGCATGAAGCTGGGCGACTTCGACCGGAGCGGCCGCAAGCGCCCTGTCGCCATAAAAGATTCCCAGTTCACCCTCACAGTGGATGCCGTCGTGGCGGCCATCGGCCAGGTGCCCGACATGACCTTCGTTCCCAAGGACAGCGGCGTCGTCATCAACAAGTGGGACTGCTACGACCTGGCCAAGGACAGCAAGTCCCGGACGACGAATTCGAAGTTCTACGCCGGCGGCGACGCCGTCACGGGGCCCGATACGGTTATCGGCGCCATCGCGGCGGGCCACCAGGCGGCGGCGGATATCGACGCCGACATCCGGACCGCGGCGGGCGAACCCGCCTGGGAAGCGCCGGAGGAGGAGAAGATCGACATTCCCCTCATCATCGACGAGGAGACCGATGAAGCGCCGCAGACGAAGATGCCGGAGCTTCACGGGGCTCAGCGGAATACGTCTTTCGCCGAGGTCGAACTCGGGTTCACCCGGGAGCTGGCCATCGCGGAAGCCTGCCGCTGCCTGCGCTGCGACGCGGAAATATAG
- a CDS encoding 4Fe-4S binding protein: MSQVTLTIDNQKVSVEPGTTILNAAMKAGVRIPTLCAWQEIGHTPGACRVCMVEVENQRSLIASCVYPVSEGMVVKTTTDRVRNARRLVVELLLSNHPQECNFCVRNGNCELQRVAEMVGVRSMRFDVPESFPESMIDRSSPSIVRDNRKCINCHRCITVCETIQSVSVLTPSYRGSDVRVTPAFNLPLIESTCVACGQCILACPVGALYEKDDVDDVWKALQDPTKHVVVQEAPAIRAALGEEFGLPPGSLVTGKMIAALRRLGFDKVFDTNFTADLTIIEEGNELLKRVKEGGTLPMITSCSPGWIKFCEHFYPDLLDNLSTCKSPQQMFGALAKTYYAGIAGIDPKDIVVVSIMPCTAKKFEASRPEMNSSGFRDVDYVLTTRELGRMIKEAGVDFLNLPEEDYDAPMGEYTGAGTIFGATGGVMEAALRTVYAVVTGENLPSLDITPVRGLEGVKEAALTVGPLGEVKVAVAHGLSNARKLMDLIRAGKANYAFIEVMCCPGGCIAGGGEPIPTNNEIRILRSSALYRDDKDVQKLRQSHENPSITKIYEVFLKEPLGHKSHELLHTHYTKRGTDVPHRAYEGSWEDPHHPAKS, encoded by the coding sequence ATGTCACAAGTAACTCTGACCATAGATAATCAAAAAGTCAGCGTGGAGCCGGGAACGACGATCCTGAACGCCGCCATGAAGGCGGGCGTCCGGATCCCCACGCTCTGCGCCTGGCAGGAGATCGGCCATACCCCCGGCGCCTGCCGGGTCTGCATGGTGGAAGTGGAGAACCAGCGGAGCCTGATCGCCTCCTGCGTGTATCCCGTCAGCGAGGGGATGGTCGTCAAGACGACGACCGACCGCGTCCGGAACGCCCGGAGGCTGGTCGTGGAGCTTCTCCTGTCCAATCATCCCCAGGAGTGCAACTTCTGCGTCCGCAACGGCAACTGCGAGCTCCAGAGGGTCGCGGAAATGGTGGGCGTCCGCTCGATGCGGTTCGACGTCCCCGAGTCTTTCCCGGAAAGCATGATCGACCGGTCCAGCCCGTCCATCGTCCGGGACAACCGCAAGTGCATCAACTGCCACCGGTGCATCACCGTCTGCGAAACCATCCAGTCGGTGAGCGTTCTGACGCCGTCCTACCGGGGCAGCGACGTCCGGGTAACACCGGCCTTCAACCTGCCCCTGATCGAGTCCACCTGCGTCGCCTGCGGCCAGTGCATCCTCGCCTGCCCCGTGGGAGCTCTCTATGAAAAGGACGACGTGGACGACGTCTGGAAGGCCCTCCAGGATCCGACGAAGCACGTCGTCGTCCAGGAGGCCCCGGCCATCCGGGCTGCCCTGGGCGAGGAATTCGGCCTCCCCCCGGGATCCCTCGTGACGGGCAAGATGATCGCCGCACTCAGGCGCTTGGGCTTCGACAAGGTCTTTGACACGAACTTCACAGCCGACCTGACGATCATCGAAGAAGGCAACGAACTCCTGAAACGGGTCAAGGAAGGGGGCACGCTGCCCATGATCACCTCCTGCAGCCCCGGTTGGATCAAGTTCTGCGAGCACTTTTATCCGGACCTGCTGGACAACCTTTCCACCTGCAAGTCGCCCCAGCAGATGTTCGGCGCCCTGGCGAAGACGTATTACGCCGGGATCGCCGGCATCGACCCGAAAGACATCGTCGTCGTCTCCATCATGCCCTGCACCGCCAAGAAGTTCGAGGCCTCCCGCCCGGAGATGAACTCCAGCGGCTTCCGGGACGTGGACTACGTCCTCACGACCCGGGAACTGGGCCGGATGATCAAGGAGGCGGGCGTCGACTTCCTCAACCTTCCGGAAGAGGACTACGATGCTCCCATGGGCGAGTACACCGGTGCGGGAACGATCTTCGGCGCCACCGGCGGCGTCATGGAGGCGGCCCTCCGGACGGTCTACGCGGTGGTGACCGGTGAGAACCTGCCGAGCCTCGACATCACCCCGGTCCGCGGTCTGGAAGGGGTCAAGGAGGCGGCGCTCACGGTCGGCCCCCTGGGCGAGGTGAAGGTGGCCGTCGCCCATGGCCTCAGCAATGCGCGCAAACTGATGGACCTGATCCGGGCGGGAAAGGCGAATTATGCCTTCATCGAGGTGATGTGCTGCCCCGGCGGCTGCATCGCCGGCGGCGGCGAGCCGATCCCGACGAACAACGAGATCCGCATCCTCCGCTCCTCGGCCCTCTACCGGGACGACAAGGACGTCCAGAAACTCCGGCAGTCTCATGAGAACCCGTCGATCACGAAGATCTACGAGGTCTTCCTGAAGGAGCCCCTGGGCCACAAGTCCCACGAGCTCCTGCATACCCACTACACGAAGCGGGGTACCGACGTGCCTCACCGGGCCTACGAAGGGTCGTGGGAGGATCCCCACCACCCGGCGAAAAGCTGA
- a CDS encoding tripartite tricarboxylate transporter permease encodes MDILNGLLYGFSIATQPGHLALVFSGCLLGTLVGILPGLGPVAAISILLPLTFQLPPAGAIIMLAGIYYGVMYGGSTTSILVNVPGETASVVTCLDGYQMARQGRAGPALGIAAFGSFIAGTAGIVGLQLIAGPLSSVALKFGPPEYFAIILMGFTFVTYLAPGSPLKAGIMAVLGLVLSGVGLDPITSEQRMTFGILDLFEGIGVAPLAMGLFGVAEVLNRLEQASFGRILQVKIRSLFPDRKDWLQARWAIVRGTLIGFFLGILPGGGPVLSTFVSYGVEKRIAKDPERFGRGAIEGVAAPEAANNAAASTSFIPLFTLGIPPNVVLAVLFGAFLVHGIQPGPLLIRDHPDIFWGVVGSMYIGNVMLLVLNLPLIPLWVQVLRIPDRILYPLILLLCVVGAYSINNSVFDIGVMVAFGVAGFFLKRGGYEAAPLILAFVLGPMLEVNLRRSLLISGGDFSIFFTRPIALGAMIACALLLGLSFFRVRKGVPPRRRAIERGTD; translated from the coding sequence TTGGACATTCTGAACGGTCTCCTTTACGGCTTTTCCATCGCCACCCAGCCCGGCCACCTCGCCCTGGTTTTCTCCGGCTGTCTCCTGGGGACGCTGGTCGGCATTCTTCCGGGTCTCGGACCGGTGGCGGCGATTTCCATTCTTCTGCCCCTGACGTTTCAGCTTCCGCCGGCCGGGGCGATCATCATGCTGGCCGGGATCTACTACGGGGTGATGTACGGCGGCTCCACCACCTCGATCCTGGTGAACGTTCCCGGAGAGACGGCCTCCGTCGTGACCTGCCTGGACGGCTATCAAATGGCCCGCCAGGGCCGGGCGGGACCTGCCCTGGGGATCGCCGCCTTCGGCTCCTTCATCGCCGGTACGGCCGGCATCGTCGGCCTGCAGCTGATCGCCGGCCCCCTTTCCTCCGTCGCCCTGAAGTTCGGTCCGCCGGAATATTTCGCCATCATCCTCATGGGGTTCACCTTCGTCACGTACCTGGCCCCGGGATCGCCCCTCAAGGCCGGGATCATGGCCGTTCTCGGCCTGGTCCTGAGCGGCGTCGGCCTGGATCCGATCACGTCGGAGCAGCGGATGACCTTCGGGATCCTCGACCTGTTCGAGGGAATCGGGGTGGCCCCCCTGGCCATGGGGCTCTTCGGCGTGGCGGAAGTGCTGAACCGCCTGGAGCAGGCGTCCTTCGGCAGAATCCTGCAGGTGAAGATCCGGAGCCTCTTTCCGGACCGGAAGGACTGGCTGCAGGCCCGGTGGGCCATCGTCCGGGGAACCCTGATCGGGTTCTTCCTGGGCATCCTTCCCGGCGGGGGCCCCGTTCTCTCGACGTTCGTTTCCTATGGCGTGGAAAAGAGAATCGCAAAGGACCCGGAACGATTCGGCCGGGGGGCCATCGAAGGGGTGGCCGCCCCCGAGGCGGCGAACAACGCCGCCGCCTCCACGTCCTTCATCCCGCTTTTCACCCTGGGCATCCCGCCGAATGTCGTCCTGGCGGTCCTGTTCGGGGCCTTCCTTGTTCATGGCATCCAGCCGGGCCCCCTGCTGATCCGCGATCATCCGGACATCTTCTGGGGTGTCGTGGGCAGCATGTACATCGGCAACGTCATGCTGCTCGTCCTGAATCTGCCCCTCATCCCCCTGTGGGTCCAGGTCCTCCGGATTCCGGACCGGATCCTGTATCCGCTGATTCTCCTGCTGTGCGTCGTCGGCGCCTATTCCATCAACAACAGCGTCTTCGACATCGGCGTGATGGTGGCCTTCGGCGTTGCCGGATTCTTTCTGAAACGGGGAGGCTACGAGGCGGCTCCGCTGATCCTGGCGTTCGTTCTCGGACCCATGCTGGAGGTGAACCTGCGCCGGTCGCTGCTGATTTCGGGGGGCGACTTCTCCATCTTCTTCACCCGGCCGATCGCCCTGGGGGCCATGATCGCCTGCGCGCTCCTGCTGGGGCTATCCTTCTTCCGGGTGCGGAAAGGGGTTCCGCCGCGCCGCCGCGCAATAGAAAGGGGGACAGACTGA
- a CDS encoding tripartite tricarboxylate transporter TctB family protein — MGTRDRISGVLWLLAAGFVAASGVNLGIGAYDDPGPGFLPFWSGLVLALLAVVLLVLSLWDRGPAEKRPMTLPGRTGMVVVTALALYCWLLPWLGYLVATTGLMLVLFGLGHIRIRTVVLGSLLAVFLSYVLFLHVLKVPLPRGILSF; from the coding sequence ATGGGCACCCGGGATCGGATCAGCGGCGTACTCTGGCTGCTCGCGGCCGGTTTTGTCGCTGCGTCGGGCGTGAACCTCGGAATCGGGGCGTACGACGATCCCGGCCCCGGGTTTCTTCCCTTCTGGTCGGGCCTTGTCCTGGCCCTGCTGGCCGTCGTTCTGCTTGTCCTGAGCCTCTGGGACCGGGGGCCGGCGGAGAAGCGGCCGATGACTCTGCCGGGGAGGACCGGCATGGTCGTTGTCACGGCCCTGGCCCTGTACTGCTGGCTGCTGCCCTGGCTGGGCTATCTCGTCGCGACGACGGGACTGATGCTCGTCCTGTTCGGTCTCGGGCACATTAGAATCCGCACGGTCGTCCTCGGTTCCCTGCTGGCGGTCTTCCTGAGCTACGTCCTTTTTCTCCACGTTCTGAAGGTTCCCCTTCCCCGGGGGATTCTTTCCTTCTGA
- a CDS encoding tripartite tricarboxylate transporter substrate binding protein, whose protein sequence is MKGKIRFLEAILVSFLVFTGLAAAVPAGAAWPERPVTLLVGFAPGGTMDLSARALARAAEKVLGKPVVVENKTGGTGTVALAALLAQKADGYTLCATPSSVLIRVSQMQRVPFKPLASFRPILGFTTPQLGIVVKQDAPWKSLAELIAYAKKHPGGVKYATTGVGSTTHAAVEEIAAREKVRMIHIPYKGSIEALTALLGGHVDFASVTSEFIPSVKGGQARLLVTMGEKRSPKFPRVPTMKEAGYDFTNDAVYAVVAPAGLPPEVAKKIEEAFARAVRDREFLEALDRIDLVPAYYDAKAFQEFLRVQWKIINRHLTAAGLIRQAATPPE, encoded by the coding sequence ATGAAGGGAAAGATTCGGTTTCTGGAAGCCATTCTGGTCTCATTCCTTGTTTTCACGGGACTGGCCGCTGCCGTCCCGGCCGGGGCGGCCTGGCCGGAACGGCCCGTGACCCTGCTGGTCGGCTTCGCTCCCGGCGGTACCATGGATCTGAGCGCCAGAGCTCTCGCCCGGGCGGCGGAGAAGGTCCTGGGGAAGCCGGTGGTGGTCGAGAACAAGACCGGCGGAACGGGAACCGTGGCCCTCGCGGCCCTGCTTGCCCAGAAGGCCGACGGCTATACCCTCTGCGCCACGCCCAGCTCGGTCCTGATCCGCGTTTCCCAGATGCAGAGGGTTCCCTTCAAGCCGCTGGCCAGTTTCCGGCCCATCCTCGGTTTCACGACCCCGCAGCTGGGGATCGTGGTGAAGCAGGATGCACCGTGGAAATCCCTGGCGGAGCTGATCGCCTATGCGAAGAAGCATCCCGGCGGGGTCAAGTACGCCACCACCGGTGTGGGAAGCACCACCCACGCCGCGGTGGAGGAGATCGCCGCGCGGGAGAAGGTGCGGATGATCCATATCCCCTACAAGGGCAGCATCGAGGCATTGACGGCCCTTCTGGGCGGACACGTCGACTTCGCCTCCGTGACCTCCGAATTCATCCCCTCCGTGAAGGGCGGCCAGGCCCGCCTGCTGGTCACCATGGGGGAGAAGCGGTCGCCCAAGTTCCCGCGCGTGCCGACAATGAAGGAAGCCGGATATGACTTCACGAACGACGCAGTCTATGCCGTCGTCGCGCCGGCCGGTCTGCCGCCGGAGGTCGCGAAGAAGATCGAGGAGGCCTTCGCCCGGGCCGTTCGGGACCGGGAATTCCTGGAGGCCCTCGACCGGATCGACCTGGTTCCGGCGTATTACGACGCGAAGGCGTTCCAGGAATTCCTGCGGGTTCAGTGGAAGATCATCAACCGGCATCTGACCGCGGCGGGCCTCATCCGGCAGGCGGCTACTCCTCCGGAATAG